A stretch of the Aphis gossypii isolate Hap1 chromosome 2, ASM2018417v2, whole genome shotgun sequence genome encodes the following:
- the LOC114121489 gene encoding uncharacterized protein LOC114121489 → MSNITNIFNTVLNSSPLHIFLIGSTTVYCILWYLDKKRVSDPNYRKNVKSTRLSAELARLNALKSRSTTFPAPHDPAGKLKFALCKINHAEQCLEVAIGDADYIGCGRCKGEASDVGCRKEASVCIAEALYVLSFQEAEVMLAKVKSTLPSKTYTLVSDKYAELKKNASR, encoded by the exons atgtctaacatcacaaacatttttaacacagTCTTAAACTCATCTCcgttacatatttttctaattggaAGTACAACCgtctattgtatattatggtatctggacaaaaaaag GGTTTCAGATCCGAATTACCGCAAGAACGTAAAAAGTACTAGACTGTCCGCCGAATTGGCGAGATTAAACGCACTCAAGTCGCGATCTACGACGTTTCCCGCTCCCCACGATCCGGCTGGGAAATTGAAATTCGCGCTGTGCAAAATCAATCACGCTGAACAGTGCTTGGAGGTCGCGATCGGCGACGCGGACTACATCGGCTGCGGACGCTGTAAAGGAGAGGCGTCCGACGTCGGCTGCAGAAAGGAAGCGTCTGTCTGCATTGCCGAAGCTTTGTACGTGTTGAGCTTTCAAGAAGCTGAGGTGATGTTGGCGAAAGTTAAGTCCACACTACCGTCGAAAACTTACACTCTGGTGAGCGACAAGTACGCTGAACTTAAGAAAAACGCCAGTCGATGA